In Arachis hypogaea cultivar Tifrunner chromosome 7, arahy.Tifrunner.gnm2.J5K5, whole genome shotgun sequence, the genomic window CATTTATATCTGAAATTACAAGCTTCTGACATGATTTTGTAGTCCGTTAATCAAACTAGCTGGTCCATATGTTACTATCATCGTCTACAAATCTAATACTAGTATTTTTACCTTTTTCTTTAGTGACACTTTTTTTAATGCATTCTGTATACAATCCAGGGAAGGAAGCTTTCTAGGGGTAACTATAGAGGAGGGCGGGGTAAAAGTCGTGGTGTTGGTCGTGGAGGATATGCTCGAGGAAATAGGAAAGGGTATGAAAACAGTGGTAATCAAACTCAGGTTCCGAAAGCGGTTGTGCGAGGGAGAGGGCCACGGCGGTATGAGCCTGCCATGAAAAATGGTGATCAAACATCCCAGATGCAAAATAGACAGTGAGTATCACGTTAGCATTTTATAAGAATGGTTGGAGTCATGGTATGTTTAAATGTCAAGACTTTCtaattattgttttgtttattttgctAAGATCTTCTTCAAAGCCTTTTGAGAAAACTTCACATACTAGTTCAGGGAGAACCGCTGGATCTACCTCCAATTATGAATCAGATCCTGTGCCTGCTGCTAAGAAACAAGTGTCTTCGAATTTGAATTACGCATCTCCCCCGTTTTACCCTTCAGGCTCATCCAACAAAGAGATGAATCTGGCATCAAAAAGGGATGTCCAAACTGGCAGCACAAGCAGGAGTGGTCGTCCTGGAGTTGTGGAAGAGGGAGTTTCAGTTCAACAAAACAATGCTTTGCTTCGTGGAAAGAATGTTGTTGATACTACTATAGGTATGGATAAGCTGTATATTGAAGAGTCCATCAATCCGTCTGTTGGCAAGTCCTTGAACAGTATGCATGCTGTACCTCCTGGATCTTCTGGGGTTAATGCTTCTCAATCTTCTCATCCAAGGGCTCCATTGAGGGGTGGGGCAATTCCAGTACAGATGAATTTTCAGCCTTCTATTGCACATAATCAAGTGAACAAATTTGCTCCAACACAACACCAGTCAACTGTCCAAAGGAATCATGCACCAGCACGAATTCCAACCACTTTGCAAGCCTCTGTTCTGCAGATTGGTCAACGTCCTGGTACTGGTTCTCAAGCTTCATCTCCGCCAAAAACATCTGTGGCAATCAGTTCGTTGGATTCTGGAGAAATTGACGCTACTTCAGAATCAGGTAAATCCAAAGGTGCATTGGTTGGGAAGGGAAGGGGGGGTTCTCAGGGAAGTGGAAGGGGCTCTTTCGTTTATGGTGGAGCTATGGGGACTGCTGGAAATATGGGGGGTAATCATGGAGATCCAAACTTCCCAGCCTTCTTGCCAGGTTTGTTAATTTAGTTGCTATTTCATACTGCATTTTCATTTAGAACGTTTGATACAGCCTTCTTTTCGCAGTTTCTGATTTTGGTGTTGTAGTGGAACTTTCTTATGTATTAAAAAGTTATATAACATCACTAATCCATCAGATGACAAATTGTTATATACCATGTCCTAGCTGTGTACTTTTGTATTTATTGGAATCCCCTTGGTTTTGTTATATGTTTTCCCTTTGGATTCCTTTTACACTGTCTTTTTCTTCCAACTACCTACCATTATTTGTTTACTAACTTCAATTGGGATATGGTTGGACACAGTTATGCAGTTTGGAGGCCAGCATCCTGGGGGTATTGGAGTCCCTGCTGTTGGCATGGCATTCCCGGGATATGTTGCTCAGCCTAATGGTTTGGGAAACTCTGAAATGACATGGTACTGATATCAATTTTggcattttattagtttttaaatgttTGGAGGACTAGTATATTTGCTAAGTTACTGTTTTGGTCTGTTTCCTTCAGTTTACTCTTTCCATTTTTAGTGGAACAGTTGTTTACTACTTCCTTCTTTGGTTTCAGGCTACCTGTTTTGGCCGGTGCAGCAGGAGCTTTAGGGGCTACATACTGTCCACCCTACCTCACTGTTGACGGTGCATATCATGGTCGACAGTCAGGGCAGGCATCTGCAGCAGCTACTTCAAGGTTggaattattattttctttcataTTGCGGAATCATTTACCTGGTTCTTATCATTTGTGTTTTAATTATTGTATATTTGCAGCAAGGAAACTGATGCTAATAAAGCTTCTAATGAGTGGAAGCCACCACAGAGAACTGGTAAGAAGACATCGTTTCTCTCCCACTTTGTTTACCTGTTGCTTTGGTTGCTAGTGTTAATTTATTACTTGTAACTTCTCTGTCTGGCAGAGCCTGTAAACGATGAGTTTGGACAGCGGCAGAATAAACCCCGCAGGCAAGTCCTTAGTCTCTTTCTTCTGCTTCTATTAATGCATGAATTTTCTTCGGGTGTTAGGGGTGGTTTTGGGGTAGGGTTACAATGCTCATGTTCATACTATTTGGGTATTGGGATGATTTTTAATTAGCCTGAGGTCAATGTCTAAATGAATGTTTTCATCTCAATCTTGAGGGGAAAAGTAATCTATGTTGGCTTTGCTCTATGCAGATACTCAGAGATGAATTTTGGACAGTGAAGTATTTTACATACGATGCAACTTGTTTGAATAAGACTATAAAGGTGAGCTACTTCCctgtagattatttttttaagtttgtgtTTTCTTGTATGATTGCAGTTTTTTTAATCTTGATAATTTTGTGTAACAACAGGCCTCCATCAGGCCCTTTGTTCTCCAGCATTTGCTCTGGAGTACTTTGGGCTGCAATAGGTTTCAAGATTTTTTAGGTAATTGCAAAACGAATATCTC contains:
- the LOC112703703 gene encoding protein MLN51 homolog, translated to MGSGGEEDVEYESDPEESKRALGMRRRVEASDDEGDAEAEAELEAEAKGADRRVICSDVSDGEGGVADYDEEEEEEELDEEEAEEELDDEEEEDEVYEEERGIDEGGGVNGSVAMPKGSDGADEKPHLEEEDEEEGGESGNKDDEEKKENEPFAVPTAGVFYMHDDRFRDNAGARHRRMRGGRRLWESKDDRKWGHDKYEEITSQERHYKEGRKLSRGNYRGGRGKSRGVGRGGYARGNRKGYENSGNQTQVPKAVVRGRGPRRYEPAMKNGDQTSQMQNRQSSSKPFEKTSHTSSGRTAGSTSNYESDPVPAAKKQVSSNLNYASPPFYPSGSSNKEMNLASKRDVQTGSTSRSGRPGVVEEGVSVQQNNALLRGKNVVDTTIGMDKLYIEESINPSVGKSLNSMHAVPPGSSGVNASQSSHPRAPLRGGAIPVQMNFQPSIAHNQVNKFAPTQHQSTVQRNHAPARIPTTLQASVLQIGQRPGTGSQASSPPKTSVAISSLDSGEIDATSESGKSKGALVGKGRGGSQGSGRGSFVYGGAMGTAGNMGGNHGDPNFPAFLPVMQFGGQHPGGIGVPAVGMAFPGYVAQPNGLGNSEMTWLPVLAGAAGALGATYCPPYLTVDGAYHGRQSGQASAAATSSKETDANKASNEWKPPQRTEPVNDEFGQRQNKPRRYSEMNFGQ